Proteins encoded in a region of the Haloarcula sp. CBA1129 genome:
- a CDS encoding ABC transporter permease, which translates to MSTRTNTRSDTIFAGSFGGDLQRYLRGLGGLLAFLIVWWVGAVTTQPTYLVPGPLESAYAFVDLFTTSTAIVVPILGASLVLPTGFAHLAQTLFHYVPGLLLGALCGISLGLSMGWNGALDDWLRPLARILRPVPPLAWVVFAIVWFGIHHTGAAFIVFVGAFWINFYGAYGGVEGVSSDLTDAASTLGVERSFSMLKLVALPSAAPQVLTGFRTSIGRCWMIVVGAELFGAPGVGYEIINASNNLAMATSVAYMFVISLAFLCMDVGFRLVERRVLAWR; encoded by the coding sequence ATGAGCACGCGTACTAACACCCGGTCCGACACCATCTTTGCCGGCAGCTTCGGGGGAGACCTGCAGCGGTATCTGCGCGGCCTGGGCGGACTCCTTGCGTTCCTCATCGTGTGGTGGGTCGGCGCAGTGACGACCCAGCCCACGTATCTGGTCCCGGGGCCCCTCGAGTCGGCATATGCCTTCGTCGACCTGTTCACAACTTCGACTGCGATTGTCGTCCCCATCTTGGGGGCAAGTCTTGTACTCCCGACTGGCTTCGCACACCTCGCACAGACGCTGTTCCACTACGTGCCGGGGCTCCTCCTCGGCGCTCTCTGTGGCATCAGTCTCGGCCTTTCGATGGGCTGGAACGGTGCACTTGACGACTGGTTGCGGCCACTCGCCCGGATACTGCGGCCGGTTCCGCCGCTCGCGTGGGTCGTCTTCGCCATCGTCTGGTTCGGCATCCATCACACCGGCGCGGCGTTCATCGTCTTCGTCGGCGCGTTCTGGATCAACTTCTACGGCGCCTACGGTGGTGTGGAAGGGGTTTCGAGCGACCTGACCGACGCCGCGTCGACGCTCGGTGTGGAACGCAGTTTCTCAATGCTGAAACTCGTCGCGCTTCCCAGCGCCGCGCCCCAAGTGTTGACGGGATTCCGAACGAGCATCGGCCGGTGCTGGATGATCGTCGTGGGCGCTGAGCTGTTCGGCGCCCCCGGCGTCGGCTACGAGATCATCAACGCCTCGAACAACCTCGCGATGGCAACAAGTGTCGCGTATATGTTTGTGATCAGCCTCGCGTTCCTCTGTATGGACGTTGGTTTTCGACTCGTCGA